CTAATAACTTTGTTATTAAGACTTACATGCCAGTCCATTCATGTCAAAAGGCTACTAGGAATTATTTGTGCAACTCTAGATTCATTGCTACtgtttttaaaaagaaagttaTTGAACAACCAAATATCAGAGTGTTCAAGCTGCAAGAGTTAATCCGTAAGAAGTATAATGTGCATGTTGGTAAGACCACAACTAGAAGAGCAAGAgctaaaattttgaatgaacTTATGGGTGATCATGTTAAGGAATTTGGGAGAATTCTTGATTATAAGGATGAGTTGCTGAGGACTAATCCTGGGAGTACTTGTGTGGTGAAGCTAGGAGAAGCTAATGAATCTGGTAGGCCAGTATTTGAGGCATTTTACATTTGTTTTGCTGCACTCAAGATGGCATTTATGTCAGCTAGAAAATGCATTGGTCTGGATGGTTGTTTCTTGAAGGGGGTTTGCAGGGGTCAATTACTTATTGCAGTGgctaaagatggcaataatcaAATGCTTCCACTTGCTTGGGCTGTAGTTGAAAATGAGAACACAATCACTTGGAGTTGGTTTATTTCTCTGTTGAAAGAAGACTTGAGATTAGGAGATGGAACAAGTTTCACAATTATGTCAGACATGCAAAAGGtaaacttgttttaaattatCTGTTGGTTTATCCCttttttaaacttaattatCTAATGTTTGTTGTAACTTGTAGGGACTGGATATAGCTATAAAGTATTTGTTGCCAGCTTGTGAGGAAAGAAGGTGTGCTAGGCATATACTAGCAAATTGGTCAAAGAATTGGAGAGGGCTGCAAAGGAAGAAGCAGTTCTGGAAGTGTGCTAGAAGTACTTTTGAAGCTGAATTCAGAGAAAATCTGCACGAGTTGTCTAAATTAGGTACTGGAGGTACAGGTATAGTGGATGACCTAATTTactatgataaataatattGGTGTAAGGTGTATTTTAATTGTGAAGTCAAGTCTGATGCAATAGATAATAATATGTGTGAAAGCTTTAATGCTTGGATTTTGTCTGCAAGGCATAAAACCATTATTACTATGCTTGAAGAGATAAGAATTAAGGTCATGAATAGGTTAGCTAGGTTAAGTGAATTTCCAAACTCTTGGATGAGAAATTTCTCTCCAATGGCAATGAAAGTACTAGAACAAAATATTGATAAGTCAATGACATGTAACATTGAGTTTAATGGAGTAACTAGCTATGAGGTTTTGGATGGATACAAATAACACACTGTATGTTTGAGAAAGAGGGAGTTTAGTTGTAGATCTTGGATGTTGAAGGGTATACCATGTGCACATGCCTTAGCTGCAATGTTGCATAAACAATATGATCCACAtgatttcattcattcatgctACTCTAAAGAGAGGTACTTGATGACTTACTCATATTTCATACAACCTATGAATAACATGCCAATGTGGCCAGAATCAAAAAATCCTCTTGTTGATCCACCAGTGATAAAACAAATGCCAGGAAGACCTAGAAAGTTGAGAAGGAAAGAGGTTGGTGAAAAGAAGGTGTCTGGTAAATTATCTAAAACAGGACTAACTATGACATGTAGTCTTTGCCATGTTAAAGGTCACAATAAAAGAAGTTGTCATTTACGAAGGAGTGATGGAGTTGGTTCTACTGCCGGGGAACAGAGAGCTACCCCTACTTCAAATGTTGAAGAACCATCAAGTTCAAAAAAAGGAAGGGGAAGGCCAAAGGTACATTACTATTTTGTCACTTACTTTTAAAGTGTAATCAACttactaatataatatttttttttgccaaTTAGAAATCAACAAATATTGAGAGTGAGCCTGTTGCCAAAAGGGGGAGAGGCAGACCTAAAAACACAAGTGCAAATGCAAGTGCAACAGGGGATTCACCTACAATTATTGCACCTCCAACaacttcaagaacaacaagaGCTACAGCAAGTGCAAGTGCATCAAGGGCCTCTCCTAGAACCACTGCACCTTCTACAACTTCAAGAACACCAACACATGAAGCAAGTGCAAGTGTAAATGGTGTTGGAGTATTATCAAGATCCAGGAGTGGTAGAGGAAGGGGTAGGGGATTGGGAAGTGCAGGAAGAGGTAGTAATTATCCACTTGAAAATTGGTTTACATGTTCTCAAGGTAGTACAACATAGGGTGTAGACCAGAACACAAATGTTGCACCAAAGGAAACTGCTACTACCAGGAAAGGAAAGGGTGTTGAAAACACAACTCAATTTAAAAGGCCAAGAGTCACTGGTATGGGTGTGTTTCAAGCTAAAAATGGTTTCAAAACTTTCAATGTAAGTATTGCGATGCATtcatattgtttgttctctAATAACTTGCACATTTATTCTCTAATAATCTTAGTTCTCTAAAAATTTTGTAGCATGGACTGCCAAGTAGCACAATATTAGCCGGACCTAAGAGAGTTTTGAGATCAAGTATTGTAACTGGGGATGTTGGTTTCAAACCGACAAGTGGATTGAAGTGGAAAGGAAATCAGGCAATCACAACTAGAAGGCTCCAGCAGATTAGAGATCAATCAAGGCTTTCAAACCCAAATGCTTCCTCCTCTTCACAAGCTCGACACCCATGGAAACTATAATGTTGATATCAATGGTGTTTTATCAGTACTTTCTTGGTGGCCATTATAAGTACTACTTTGTTTCATGTTTGAAGGAAAACTAAATAttcctattttttgttatagtACTGAAATTATGGGTACTTATGCAATGTGAAAACTTTGTTTTGCATATGTGTTGTGACTTGTATAATTTTGGGCACATTTAGATTTTGTACTGAAAATTTGTCTTAAGCAATGAAATTCTGGGCACCTATGCGCTGTGACTAATTCTCGGCAATTTTACAATCAACTTTGTACTTAAAATTTGCTCTCAAGAATGATTAATACCTCTTGCTTTACTTCATTTTACAACTTCCAAcacaaacatatcaacatggcAAATAGAGAATTAAGACAGTTTCAAACAcaaacaaattcaattttacATTACAATAGAGCAAATAAAGGTTTTGTTACCACACAAAATTATGGCAATTTCATATGATCCTTATACCTACCAACTTTGGTTAGAAAACtaacaaatacaacaacaaaacaaatcaTCACACAACAAAGGAATTTGCCAAAACAACAGcctttatttgttttcttcattttcatccctttcatcttcttcttgtCTTTCAGTTCACCCATTTTTTTTACGTTGTCAACCTTCTcctttgaattgatgttcagaTTTTGATAACGATTTCGAAGACTTTCACCTTCATCCAAAGGaattttctctagttttgaCTGTTCAATGTTGGAATTATCAAGCTGTTCCAGTTGCATCTTCACACGCTCGTAATTTTTTTCTAACTCGTTAATCCTATTCAccaattttggaaaaataaaacGAGATCTTTCATCAACTCTCTCCGTGTCTCTCCATCTAAAGAAATTACAGTTTGTGGCCTCATAGTGAGGACAAGACCAAAATCGTCTTCCGGGATTGCGATTTGACCAAGACGTCTGCATTTGCAGTAAGATTCCATGCTTGCATCGCACTTCCACGTCAAACATTGAATCGTTCTCATCCATACACAACTTATTCAACTCGGATTTTGTCATAACCCTAACTTTATAaacattgtcaaaaaaaataagaattaataatcgacataaaaagatgtaaagaatatattaaattttactttacctTTTCAAATCAAGGAGCTATTTAACTTGAATGATAATGGATGGAGCTTCTTCAAAAATGAAGAACCATGAAAATAgggttattttttcaaaagaggaagaagaactGCTTTTGAGagaaacaataatatttatttttgaattttttttcaaattgcttTGACACGTGGCTAACTTTTATTGGTCATTGTTAGCCAAAATCTGCACTCAATCTGCACTCACGCGCCCTACATGGGTGAAATCACGATTATTGTCACGTAGGCACGAAAGTggtaattaattacttaaaaaaaagttggagggggtaataggacctcatcaaagataaggtgtgtctcagggattttgggtataggctaggGGGGTAATTGAGTATTATCCCAATTTCAAAGCACccaaataatcattttttattaattgatcgacctttaatattattgatctattatataatttatgattaattgaagtAAATTAGCGTTCATGAGTgttttgtatatcaatattttttgaatgtatgtgtttataCGTATTTAAAACTGATGAGATTATAGTACGTTTTAAACACGCATTctgcataacataaaaaaataaaaagtttaattatgacAAGAAGATTTtaactatgaaaatttattcttaataaatcaatttaaaaaattcaaaataatatgatcattattttagttaaatgagtttaatgaattaaattagtattattaaaaaatgactTTAATGGTATGTCATGCCAACTAGGAAAGAATGATGCATTTGAACTGTGaagtatatttggaggaaaatagtgatagttgGGTGATATTTTGGTCTTAAATGAAACATAAACGATATTTTAAAGCAATTCCCTTAACTTGGGTGACCATTTGGGAAATTGACTCtatatatttaataagtttTCATATTTGTAATTAGAATGTTATtattgtaaataaaaaaagtagactcatatatgtaaattcaagtttaagttaatatttagtaatttttttaaataaaatattaagaggtattttcaatctttttgttctgccttatttttataaaacacTATCTAACAcatcaaataagaaaatgatacataataagtattttaaaaataaaaataaagaaagagttATTAGTTTCAAAGGTATAAATGAACTAAAAGATcaaatgaatgatatttttagtCAAAAGGATGGGTAGAAGGATAACTTTAAACCAACAGATGAAGGAAAAGTACATTTTTAAACCCCTATTCCTAtaatttaagggtatttttaggCTCTTTTCCATTTCAAATATACTAACAATTGTCCATCTTAAAAAAGGGAATAAGGGTTTGAAAAATACCTTAATTTTGGTCGAATTTGCTGTTGCGATATTGAATTTTCATGAGAACCTATTATCTCCctaaactatttaatagtgtattttttaCCCCTGAAcaatttaatagtgtattttaaaggtatatatatcTGTCTACGTGGACAcactattatttataattttgcatTAATTTGTATGTCCACgcgaaaaaatatatatgtttaaaatacGGTATTATATAGTCTAGGGAGGTAATATGTCCTCGTGAAAGTTTAGTATCGCAACAACAAATTCGATCAAAAGTAGGCATATTTTTCAGACCCTTATCCCTAAAACGAATAAAGATAGAACAAACCGATTTTAAATTAGAGGGtgtaaataaaagaatatttgtaaAAAGGGTATGTAGAGGAATTTTTATACAATAAGTTGAAGAGTTGAAGTAGAATCAAATCATAAAAATGCAACATCTAATAACTACTAGTTCTAACGGTACAAAAATGTAGTGCAAAATTTTCACTTATAAGTTATATACAGAGTGAAATtcaattcttttaatttctatatatgtttCCAGTAGagacattttttaaaagaattcttGATCACTTAATGTATGGTCCATGTGATGAGCTATGCATGGTAGAGGAGTTACCAGATTCATCAAGTTTGGAAATTGTATTGGAGACGAATCTTTTTAAGCTACTGCTCGAACGCAAGAATGGTGGTTGGCATGGTTCCGGAATTGGTTGTTGTCCAAATGTTGTTAGCATTTGGACAACATCAGACATTGATGGTCTTAAGGTAACAGAAGCttgagtgcataaaagccctaTTTTAAGTACTTTTGATGCCTCTTCTGGTAAAAAATCATCTTTCAACATTGGGTCTATTGCTTTAGTCACTTGATTTGTTGTATACAGTTTCCACACCTGATATCAAAACGACAGGTTCAATTTGTTAATTACCAACAAACTAAACGTACGTACAACATTAATTCTTACAGTTTGCAGTAGAGATCCAGAGTCATCCTCTGCCAAAGAAATGTTTTTTCTTCCACAAACAATTTCAAGAACAAGCACTCCATAGCTATAGACATCAGCCTTCTCTGTGAGTTGTCCTTTTACGAGATATTCAGGAGCCATATATCCTCTACACAACAAATAAAATCACTAGTTATAATTAAGTAGTTAAGAGAAGGCTGTGATGAATGGTGTTTTATCATCCTTACAATGTCCCAGCAATTCCAGTGCTAAGATGGAGTTTTATCAGCTGCAAGACACCGAGCTAGTCCAAAATCAGCAATTTTCGCCTCAAAATTTTCATCCAAAAGTACATTGGAGCTCTTGATGTCCCTGTAGATGATATTCATATCTGAACCTTCGTGGAGGAACGCAAGGCCTTCTGCTGTTCCGACTATGATGTGTAATCGTTCTTTCCAACTTAGAACTTTTATCTTATTCTGATCTACACAACAAAAATTGAACAACTCAATTAAAAGTCGTCCCTAATTGTCACTGCATGATATATCTTGATTCATTGATAATAATGTACCATCAAGGTATTGATCTAGGCTCTTATTAGGCACAAACTCATAGACAAGTAGGCTCTCGGGGCCTTCAATGCTGCAACCCAACAACTTGACAAGATTTTGTGCTCAGTCCCATGGATATGGTAAACCTCATTGAAGAACTCATCAACCCAATGCCTTGTATTGAAAAACAGTCTCTTAACTGCAACAACCTTCCCATTAGGAAGAGTTCCCTTGTATACGGAACCATTTCCTCCTTGGCCTACTATTGTTCATGGATCAAAGTAGTTTGTTGCCTTCTCaagattttcatatttaaagtTCAAGCTAGACCTCTTGTATGAATTCGATATCTTGCCAAGATTAATGAATTCTGTGGCCAAGAAAAATTGCAAACACATATCAAATTAGTTTATAACATATATGACTGATCGATCGTCTAAATTGACAAATACCTTGTTTTTTCTTTAACCATTTTTTACGAGCTTAACCCTGAAACCAAGAGCATTTAATTACAAATTAGTCAAAAAGCAAGGATAATATTGACCTTGACACTACAACAAAAAGGATCATTAGCGACATTTAATTCTTAACTGCCgctaattatgtatttttagcgcCAATTGttactctttgtatatgttcttaAAGCCTTAGCGAcgttggttctaatgacactcaACTAATGCCGATAAAGATTTTGacactctttattagtgtcaatatttaatgccgctaaaagttgtttttgttggaatgtgaaaggaaaaaaacaGAGTTAAAAGTCTCTAAAAAGAACAGGCTTCACGTTTAGCAGTCAAACAGGAGCAAGATAACAAATAAATAGTGATGAGATAAAGTTTTTGTATCTTCTTTGGTTGttatgtttgaaataatttatccACCATTTATATCATAGTGATGAAATAAGTTATCTCATATATATGGTGGGATATGTTATTCTAGAATAGTTAACCCAAGACAACTAATTCTGGGATAACTTGTTCCCAACCAAAAGATCCAATAACAACAATATTGTTTGATGTAATTTGACAAAATAGGGTCTTGAGAGTATTAAGAAGCAGATTTTGTCCGTTCCTAATAAGATTGTTTTCATAGACTCTCAACCCAAGCCTTTATAGTGGAAGGGACTCCTCTCTAGTACACTAATCTCTCCAATTGGTTCAGtgcatatttaatttaatgatatctgtcaattttaaaatttaatggttcatattgattaaaataaaatagccTTTATATCATGATTAACCAAAAGTCTTAACTCAGGTTAATTTATTCTCTTTCTTCCCACTTCTCTCCCAAACAACAAACACCATGATAGTTCAACCTATTAGTTATCTCTCTCGCTCTGTCATATAACGCTCTCTGCTTTCTCCAGAATCTATAGAAATAGAGTGATTTTTGAATCAATTATAATTTGAAGGGAAAATTACGGAATAaaacaaacttatactatttaattactcatcatagctatagtttgctataattaccactcgagactaacattatacattagttACGTGGattgacttcgagtttgtataattaatcacgtttgtatatatataattcgccagaatttacaaatacaatgtataatatacaattatttaacttgtatgcatatacaattcacctctctcccactctttgccctctctctctcgcctctctcctccctctctcaatctctttcgcctctctcctccatctcccaatcttgcttgccatttatacaaatgcataatatacaattatatacatatacaattcaactCTTTCCCACTCTCTTCCCTccctcgctcgcctctctcctccctctctcaatctcgctcgcctctctcctccctctcctagacttgctcgcctctctcctctcactcacaatctctcttgccatatacacgaatacatatatatataatatacaattatctaaccaatatacatatccaattcacctttctcccactcttttctccctctctctctcctctctcctctctctcccaatcttgctcgcctctctcctccatataacttGTAGCTTCAAATTGTAATTATGAAACTATAGCTACggaaagtaattaattatttttaagtggctatatgtgaaagtttccctaATATGAATAATACTCGGAGAAGTATATTTTccattgtaaaaataaaaaataattaacataatacGTTTACCATTCTACACATATTAATTGACAAAATGCAAAATCAATTTACTTATTAAAAAGGAGGTTTTtacctttaaaaaaaatattaactctcCAAATAAATTAAGggtattataagaaaaaaatgttgttcttttcttgatttgtcgAAAATAAAAGTAATGAGTTAAAATTAGACAAGTCGAAATGGATAAAGAGAAAATGTTAGGTATAGCACAATTGATGTTTTATATTCAATTGAGCtagttgtatatatataaatatatacttccaaatttttttaaccaaaatcaaaatataacaacaaagaaaaatacttattttacaTAGCAATTAAAATGTCTCTATCAATCCGTATAGACAacccaacaaaaatatttataatacatCTTTGTAGGAGTAGGTCATATGGATGTCATTACCAATACGTTTGAAATTTTCTGCTTTCCAATTTGCATATATGTGGCTTTAGTACTTAGGAAAAGAACATAAACTTGCGTTgtttaatatatcaaataagaaaattttcaacGGTTGATCTTTTTCAAACAAGTTCATTAATCTTAGGAAGTTATgtgttatataaattatttaattttgctATCCgtttaaaataatgattttatgcttttttttttgttcaatgtGAATTATAGCTGGATTAGGTGAATTATAAGACAAAAGGAAGGATGTTAGAGAACTTATATAAGTTGGGACTTTGGACCTAGTTTGACCATCCCACACAGTTAAGATATTCCTATAAAATATCATTTCGATTTTCCTTCAGATAATCAAACAGGACggaaattatatatcatatattttgaaataaatactttcaaaaaataatttgagtgttTGGTAGGATAATATCGAACACTTGGAAATATGTTCTTGCACAATAAACACACCTTTATTAGGTTGTTTGGTTGCTTGTTAGAATTATAGATGTATTAGTAATGTAGTGATTTTATGTATTACTTTATGGAGATATTAGTTACGTACTAATACTTATTTCACATTGATTATGTATAACTTTTACATATATTAGTTATGCGAATTTCTTGCAATCAATATCGTATAACATAACGAGTTTCTTGCAATCAATATCGTATAACTTTACTGCAAATCATGGTATGGTGAAGAGAGAAGtaatatgagaatgatgattGAGGAAATTGTGAGTGGAATACCTCAAATAAGAACCAGCCATTAAAGCTCTAGCATCCCTATTAGGCGAACATCCCTTTATAGCTTCACTTGCCTTGTCCAAACATTCTCTACAACCTTGTTTACTCACTGTTCTCCAACACTGTGCCAATTCATAAATTCCATTCAATTTCCCCACTGCATATCCATCATTCTCAATTGCTGTTTTCGTCACGTTTTTAATCAAATTCCCAGCTGCAACACCCAATCCCAATTGATCTGAATCAGTAACAGCCCTTCCAAACGAGCTGCTACAGTTCAGTTTATCTTTGAAAGAATCAGTAGCTTCGCCAAAGAAATTGTAATAATCATAACGGATGAAACAACCATCAAGATACACACGACCAGAGACAGCAGGGAGACACGTAGGGAGTTTAGAACAACTTATAAGGAAGCATTGAACACAGTCGTTATGTGGAAGATCTTGGTAACAACTTGCTAAAGCGTAATATCGAAATATCTGTTGAATTAACGGCATAGCTACTGCCCCATCCATGTTCACTCACAAGCTGTGGGATTATAATGGACGGCAATGTCATGTTCATGCCACATACCTGCCCTGCTTCTGAAATCCGAGGATCTGCATCACAAAATGTCCCCAACAAAATGATGATCAATTTTAGATAAAAAGAATAACTAATTGTGCCTGTGAAGTGCATCTACGTTGTTAGAGGTTGGAGGAATGaacaagagagaaaagaaaagaataataaatgtaatttaCTAGTGTTCTCGTTGCAAGTGATTGGCACTTTACAGCCAAATTTGCAATTGCATTCTTTAATCAGTAATTACCTACTATCCTACAATATATATTATAGTACAACTTGTTTATTGCCAAGTCGTTCCCACTTACCAATATGGGTTGTGGTGCACTAGTGACAATGTTTCATCTTAATGAGAGGCATCAGATTCGAACTTTGGATATTAAGAAAATTCTATACGGAGCGACACCCTCAAATAAGCCCTACAAAGCATGAtccaaatttaatcaaaattttagtaTAAACTTTGAACAccgaataaaaaataataaaaaaagatcgTGCTAACTTAAATTGTTTACCCGTCGAAACTTCCATTATTGACCCTTCATGGTCATATTAGAGGTGCTATCAGGAAGTTTCTACCTTCCATCTCCATCAATAATCATCACTAAAATTGCTCAAAGTAAAACTGATACTTATGAAATAATAGTACTCCCTCATTCTTTGTTTTAAAAAAGAcgataagattttttttttagtttgtttaaaaaagaataacttttgttatttttttgataacatTTAATGTTTAGCTTTTCGCGTATCAtgtttaagtttaaaaaattaaaggataattttatacatttaaaaccacaaaatacaatttttttaaataattttcttaaactctgaatcaaaataaaatagtacattctttttgaaatagagAGAATAATGTAAAATAAGAAAGTTGATAAAAGCGAAAAGAGgacaagaaaatgatttttaatttgtttcaagTATATTCAAGTGTCATAGTATACACAATGTGCGGAATAGGGGTTTCAAATGGGAGGGTTAGGTTGGGttgaaattagaaatattaaaatgggttgaatAGAAATCGGGTTTCGTCTTGAGCCGCTTAAGTTTactttgagcttaaattagttgggctcaaatgggctaaaaaaCGGGTAgggtcttgacccgcccaatctcaataatataacatattgatatttaacttttataatcataatttaaatttttcactgAAGAATTCTTtgttaaaaaagtaataaatggATAGGtaaatcctaaaagatgttaaatagatacaattcataccttcaatatagaaacatatcttagtaaaaagttttaaa
The window above is part of the Solanum pennellii chromosome 5, SPENNV200 genome. Proteins encoded here:
- the LOC114077166 gene encoding uncharacterized protein LOC114077166, producing MTNKIRVMTKSELNKLCMDENDSMFDVEVRCKHGILLQMQTSWSNRNPGRRFWSCPHYEATNCNFFRWRDTERVDERSRFIFPKLVNRINELEKNYERVKMQLEQLDNSNIEQSKLEKIPLDEGESLRNRYQNLNINSKEKVDNVKKMGELKDKKKMKGMKMKKTNKGCCFGKFLCCVMICFVVVFVSFLTKVGRYKDHMKLP
- the LOC114077165 gene encoding uncharacterized protein LOC114077165, whose protein sequence is MPGEDFGATFNKFGTTEASGYNQVGEAAYNGVDITINTTSNIPSTSNPIAPNSDPSDSESSEFSVKVSYESTEESDDSEDSEILEDDQYRSDVHEELIQLRAEKRSFLRRKKRREKIPADTEEVACGNAGADLGFDETAINRCTLEGRLGGDEPYYASSDACSFETDTDDSCLQEGEKMKLKLPNTKRKKHTIERVRFDPNIKKIVWQLGMVFESVKEFRLAVTKYAIQRGVQIEKCVNEPNRVRVRCCKVNCKWLLYASLDKKTNNFVIKTYMPVHSCQKATRNYLCNSRFIATVFKKKVIEQPNIRVFKLQELIRKKYNVHVGKTTTRRARAKILNELMGDHVKEFGRILDYKDELLRTNPGSTCVVKLGEANESGRPVFEAFYICFAALKMAFMSARKCIGLDGCFLKGVCRGQLLIAVAKDGNNQMLPLAWAVVENENTITWSWFISLLKEDLRLGDGTSFTIMSDMQKGLDIAIKYLLPACEERRCARHILANWSKNWRGLQRKKQFWKCARSTFEAEFRENLHELSKLGTGGTGIVDDLIYYDK